One region of Wyeomyia smithii strain HCP4-BCI-WySm-NY-G18 chromosome 3, ASM2978416v1, whole genome shotgun sequence genomic DNA includes:
- the LOC129726602 gene encoding short neuropeptide F, whose protein sequence is MYRIILTTFSLLLVLSPGGLTSELTDDGTIKDLYKYLLQREYAAPVAYADHQIKRKAVRSPSLRLRFGRRSDPSMPVKPDDELLESRSVRAPKLRLRFGRSDPWWPLFNENALLENYFEKRVPSQRLRWGRSGELFPVDDVMKQKTIRAPQLRLRFGRSDPSWMIYNEHIVDDKQLADATPKPLPQFRLGQVDDPMGETNEQTDTDESESRNMDNQ, encoded by the exons ATGTACCGAATAATTCTAACGACCTTCAGTTTACTACTAGTACTGAGTCCTGGTGGATTGACGTCCGAACTAACAGATGATG GAACAATTAAAGACTTGTACAAATATTTACTACAACGAGAGTATGCTGCCCCAGTAGCGTACGCAGATCatcaaattaaacgaaaagcTGTTCGTTCACCCTCTCTGCGGTTGCGGTTTGGACGCCGTAGCGATCCTTCCATGCCAGTAAAACCA GATGATGAACTGCTTGAATCAAGATCAGTTCGCGCCCCAAAACTACGGTTACGCTTTGGTCGTAGTGATCCATGGTGGCCATTGTTTAACGAAAATGCGCTACTGGAAAACTATTTCGAAAAGCGTGTTCCCTCTCAAAGGCTTCGATGGGGTCGCTCAGGAGAATTG TTCCCGGTAGATGACGTTATGAAACAAAAGACGATTCGGGCACCTCAGTTGCGGCTTCGATTTGGTAGGAGCGATCCATCCTGGATGATTTACAACGAGCACATAGTTGATGACAAGCAACTTGCGGACGCTACCCCAAAGCCTTTGCCGCAATTTCGACTCGGGCAAGTTGACGATCCAATGGGTGAAACTAATGAG CAAACGGACACCGATGAATCTGAATCACGAAACATGGACAACCAGTAA